GTTTGCTTCTTTTCCGAACCATTGCAGAGATACGTCGATCGCACCTTCATGCCCAAAGTCGTACAGTAATTCTAGTTCTTTCGGAGCGCCGTATAATTCATATGCCTGTGCTGGCATGCGTAAACGTAGCAAGAACTGTTTGCCGTTTATTCGCTTCATATCAGTCACGATGGGCTCATATAGCTGATGACTAGGCAATGGTCGGACGAATTCAAAACCAGGTTTGTTAAAGTCGGCATCTGACCATGGATGGGTGGAGCCTAAGTTTTGCATATAGGTACGGAAGTATCTGGCGTAGTCCTCCGTTCCAAACGTCTCATAGGAATAAACGCCGAAGGGATGGCTTTCGTCAACCCATACTTTTCCATTAGCGTCCGATAAATGAATAAGTGAGCCATTCACGCCAAAGGACAGTTTATAACCATCAACCGCATACACTTCTTGGACACTGGCCTGCTCAGCATCAGCGGAAAAATCTCTCCTCGCAGGCTCTAACCTACCGAACGCTTCCTTTGCCTCCGCTTGTTTATCTTCATCCAGGCAGGCGACTGCCTGATCCAGATAACCCCGTTGCTCCGCCCATGAACGTTCGATCATCGAGTACGTTCTTACGCTCTGCTCTGAGGCGAATAAGCCACTAGAATGCTTATCGAATTCATCCATAGCAAATGCACCAATATAATTGAATTTCGCGGGGATATCGTCTACATCAATCTTGTCTTTGATTCTAGCCGCATTAAAGTCTATTTTCGCATAGTTCTGAAAGTCAGGAAGCCATTTCTTTACGTCTAACCCCCATGTATGCTCTACTACCAACAACATAGCATCGCTCATCCCTTTATAGGCATCACTATGCTCGTCTAAGCTTCCTTCGGATAGCCATTTGTTTCTCAAACGCTGAAGCTCGCGAAGCTTGGCAAGTTTTAGTGGATCTGTCCCTGCACCATGAATCCAAGTATCACCGATTTCTTCACAAACCACAGGAAGCTGCTCGCGAACTTGCATAAGACTTCTCGCGAATGCGTCTAGAGAAGATGCAATAATCTCAGCGTCAGGGTATCGTTCTTGGATTTCACGGAATTGCTCTTCGATTTCCTCAGCACTTGGCGGCCCACAATTGTCACCCGTATGCGCAAATAGCAATATATCGTCGATCCCTTCAACCTCAACAGGCTCTCCGTAGCTTCCAGCATAGTTCACAATTAATTCGCTGCCATCCCCTGCCTGCCATCGAAACAGCTTTGGTACATCAGGACGCATAGAAGCTGGGTTAACTCCAAGATGCATATATTGAATGCCTGCTTCATGCATGTACGGAACCATGGATAGTGTATGACCTGGCACATCAGTCATTTTGGCGGCTATCGTTTGTTTTCCATATTGTTGGTCAAGCTGTTGACTAATCGATAGCCCGTATCGGAAAAGCTCCTTATCCATTAGCTCAGTATGTGTAGTGAATGGTAAACCATGCCACACAATATGCCCCTTACGGATCGCCTTCTCCATCGCTTCTTTTTCCGAAGCAGGTGCGTGATCCAAATAATAACGAATCAGCCAGGATCCGGTCGTCCATACGAATTGCGCGCGACCTCCTTCAGCTTCGAGTGTATCGGCCAAAGCGATCGCTTTCGGAATGTACTCTTCCATGTATTGTCTTAACACATGCGCAGCCATATTCGTGAACCCGATATCCAAATGCGTCTTAAATACAACATGGACCTTCTTAGTGTTATTCATTTTCCCGCTCTACCTCCGTTAGGTTATCGCTTATTGAAAACTGAAATTTCGGAACGATCTATTCCCAGACTAATATATGTCACTGATCTATACAATCAAATAATCCGAAACAACATCTTTAAATAATATAACAAATACAGTGTCATAATTATATATCACTGATATAAAAAAAGCTCTTCCCTCCACCAAAATGGTGGGGAAAAGAGCTTCAAAAGGTGATACACACTTGAATCAAATAACACCGTAGGATCGAACGGAGCTCCGCTCGACGATGGTGGTATCGATTTTAATCGTTAGCGCCCCTTCACGTGAATGATCCATCCGTTTAACAACTCGCTGTACGGCAGCTTGTCCGAGTTTCTCTGTCGCTTGTCTTGCAGTAGTTAAAGGAACCGGCAACAAGCTCACCAATTGAATGTCAGTAAATCCTATGATGGACAATTGATCCGGCACCAATTTTTGCATTGAGATTGCCGTGTACAGACACGATGTAGCGATATAGTCGTCTACACATACAACTGCCGTCAACGTCGAATTATTACCTAGAAACATTTCCAACTGCGTATTAGGAGCACTCAACTGCTGCATATAATCCTCGGTGCAATTCAAGTAAATATTACGGCTGTTGACCGGCAGATCATGATCCAGCATGGCTTGAAGATAACCTCTGTACCGATCTTCCCTGCTCGTCACACCGTCAAATGCCATCGAGATATATCCGATTTCCTCATGACCTTTCTCAATCAAATACTGGGTGATCTTATAAGCCCCATGGTAATGATCATGATAAACACAGTCAATCTGCACCTCGCGAAAGATACGATCGATGATAACTAGAGGGTAGTTAAGTAGACTAAGCTCCAACACTTTCTCACTGCACTGCGTACCCCCACGTGGATATAAAATAATACCATCCACTTGATCATCGTACAGCTCTTGCAAGCATACACTTTCATCTACCTTATCCGCAGTCATTCGTATGAGTAAATGACAATTCACCTCGCGCGCTTCCCTTTCGACGGAAACGATGATTCTCCCAATATAATCATCCATGATGGGAATTACCAATGCAATCCTTCGCATCGGTTTCTTCTCCTCGATTACCTTCTCTAGCACCAGTTCCTCTGAATTCGTCTGGTAATCAGCAGATAAGAATGTCCCGCGACGGGCATGGCGATAAACGATCCCTTTTTTCTCCAAGATTTGCAGAGCAAGCTTTGCCGTCATACGACTGACACCGTACAACTTGGCAATCTCCCCTTCAGATGGGACGACATCATGTGGCTGAAGCTTCCTCTTCCGGATTTCTTCCATCACATGATTTGCAGTCTGTATATATAATAGCGGTTTCCGCTCTTTTTGCTGATCCTGATTGTCCATACGAGCCTTCACCCTTTACTCTTCTATGCCGTTATTACTGTAGCTCCTCGTTGAGCTTATCGATTAGTTCTATCAATTCAATCGGTTCGCTGATCGTATAGTCTGGTCGTTCGGATTCATCAGCAGGTGTGTGAGGATAACGCGTCGTCCAGCTTTGAAAAATACTCGTAATGCCGAGCGCGTTCGCTCCTTTCATATCTCGACTTAAGTTATTGCCTACCATGACAGTGCGTGAGAAGTCCGCTTCAGATAAATCAAGGGCACCAATAGCAGCTTTGAACATTCGAGAGCTAGGCTTAACCGCCTTAATATTCTCTGAGATAATCATAGCTGTAAAATACTCATGAAGCTCATGCTGATTAAATACGTTCTTGAATGATTGCGTATCCCCGTCAGCGACCAGCGCCAATGTATAGCCCTTCTCATGCAAAGTTCTAATCATGACATCCGCACCCGGTATAAGATCCGCTGTTAGCACGATTCCGTCCTCGTCTCTGATCTCTGTGGATTCATCCACTAGCGTATCTCCACTATCCAAAAAAACAATGATCTTCTTCTGCTCCATACCTCACATCTCCATCCCTGAAAATTTACAGTGCTAATCCCGCTCTAAATTTTTCGAATGGGACAGCTTGTTCTCAAAATAGAATGAACAATAAATTAATTTGAAGCATTTTCAATTATGACGTCAACCGCTTGAAAAATAAAGAGTCTTTTGTATTCGTCACAATCCCACTATCAGAGATCAAGAAATTCATTCTTATTGATTTTGTAGCTGGAACGGTCATTTACTTTGCCATTAAGTTTCCCTTACATTCCTTTATAGCCGCCTCAGCCGGCAGCATGTTCGGTCCATTACTCATTCGCCAATCCATGAAATTGGTTCAGAATCGCGCTAAGGCTTAAGCCATGAGAAGACAAGGATTCAACCTTGCTGTATGTATTTTAGGAATTGTTCAATTTGTTTTTTATGATGCTTATCATGTGGGATAAAACTTCTCAAATACTTGCGAACACTGAACTTCTTGCGGTCTCCATCCTTATATTCCTGATCGCATTCTTCATCCGTTAATCCAGAGACTGCATCTAAAATTCTAGTTCTGTAAAGCACAAATTGTTCAATCAATGTTTGCTTGGATAACAATTTGGCATACTCAATAGCGTTAGCATTAAACTCGTTAAAATCCAGATGTTTCGTTGTTATCGGTTCCTTCAAAACAATCTTCTTTATAGCACCTTCATAGAAATACTTATCCCACAGCATGAGGTGACAGATAATATCCTTCACGGTCCATTTACCAGTTGCTATGGGCTCATTCCATAGTTTTTCTGGCACCTCTTCTAATGATTCCACGAATGGAATGAATGACTTAAATTCGAGTAGCATTTGCTCATTTGTTTTTACTGCCATAGAAGCTAACCTCCGTGTGAAAATAAATTAGTCTACCAAAAATATTATGCTGCATCATCCTTAGAAGCTGTTGTGAGATCAGCCTCAGTAGATTCCGGATTCAACCAAACTTCGATCATATCATGGGTACGCTTCACATCATTTTCATCGAGTATATAATACCATTGATCCGTATGGCTTCCCTCCCCTTGCAACATATGGCTGGTTATTTCAGGGGTTCCCCCTTCAAGAATTACTTTCTTAGCCAAATCTAGAATAAAGTCCGACTTCATATTGGTTTTAAAGTTACTACCAGCAATTTCGATAATGTTCTGTATATTAAGAATATTATCTATTCTTTTCATTCGTTCAAGCGCTGATTTCAAAAAAATCCGTTGCCGTTCTGTTCGCTTAAAATCAGAGTCTTCTCGATATCTTACATACATTAAAGCTTCCTTACCAGAATAGATCGGTTTGTTCGGCTCAATTCTTAGTTTCTCATGAACTGGATTCTTATTCTCTATCACCTTGGTGATTGGAAGCACCACGCCTCCTAGAGCATCCGTAACGCCCACAAGCCCATTGAAATTTATAGTAGCATAGTAATCAATTGGCGCGTTCAATATATTCTTAACGGTATCTACACTCATCTGTGGACCACCGTAGGAATGCGCCGCATTAATCTTGGTTTTTGTTCTTGCTCCTTTGATATTTTCCGCTCCAATAATTTCTGTAAATGAATCACGGGGAATCGAGACGAGCAGTGCCTTATGGTCCATAGGTCGAATAACTGTATAGATGATGGAGTCAGAAAGTCCGTTCTCTTTGCCACGCTGGTCGGTGCCTAGGAGAAGGATAGAAAACGGATGGTCTTTATTTTCCGTCGTTGGTTGTAATCCAGGTTCTTCAGTATCTTCTAACGGCACATAGGACTCATTAAGGGTGTGTTCAATAGTTGGAGCTACAACATTATCAAACCCAAAAATCATTAATTCTTTACGGAAAATAAAAGATCCCAGCCCAGCAATAAGTACGATCGCAAGCGAAGCGTACCAGATCTTCATTTTCTTGCTGATTTTATTCTTCTTCTTTCCCTTCTTTTTCTCGATTTTACTTAAAGTAAATGAAGCAGGTGGATGAGTACTTTGGTTATTTTTCATCTGGATCAATTACCCTTTCTGTTGATGCGACTTCTCTCCATTAATGAACATCACTTTTTATTACTGGGAATTACGTTTATACTTATAATTACTATTAAGGTCATTTATGGAGGTTTTTTAAGTTGAAAAGAATTGTAATCACTCTAAGTGCTGCTTTCTGCCTGATTTTATTTGTTGCAACTTTTGACTTCGCAAACGAAGACAACAAAAAAGAGGTAACTACTAATCAAACTAATTCATTAAATAAGCCGGCTCGATTTGTGATTTATTCAGTGGATGGATCAAAAGTAACGTCAACAGCTCGTGAAGATATTTTTTTACTGGATGGAACTAAAATTACAAACAATTCATTCTACAAGAAGAAATCGGAATTTGTGCTTACCCCCCATTACCTAAATATCCCATTATTATAGACGATCATCGGATCAATAAGTTTCTAGTTATATGAAATTTGTGTGGCAAAAAAAAGACCACATCCTATCAAGGATTGGTCTTCAATGTTTTTTTGGTTGGTTATATTAGATTTTGTTCAGAATCATATCGATTTCACTTTTCAGTAAAAGATACCTGACAACACTCCTCATGATCGGGACTTTAGTTAACTTATGCTTATCTACATAGATTTTCATTTGATCTTTAGACAGACCGAGCAAGCTACCCGCTTCAGATACCGTCAATACTTCCTTGTTGCTTGTAGCGTTAAAGGTCTTCTTCACTTTTAAATTCCAGTCTTCAAACACCTGCATTTACATCAACCACCTTTCTATAAAAAAAATCCCCAAACGATAAGTTTGGGGATCATTTCATTATACTAGAGTTTTACAACATTCTCGGCTTGTTGACCACGGTTGCCTTGAACTACGTTAAATTCCACACGTTGTCCTTCATCCAGAGACTTGAACCCGTCACCAGTGATTGCACTGAAATGTACGAATACGTCTTCTCCACCTTCAACCTCGATAAAACCAAAGCCTTTGTCTGCGTTAAACCATTTCACTGTTCCTGTTTGCATAATAAATTACCACCTTATTTTAATTTACATGTTATTCTTATCCCTAAAAAATCTCTTACAAAATCTCTAAAAAAATAAAAATTCACATATGGTACAAGGTTATTGTCATCTTAAGAATAACCCTCTACGCTATGTGAATTCGCTAGGTAACTACTTTCGATATATTGATTATAGCACATCTAAAGTCATTTAGATACTCTTTTACATTATGTAACAAATGGAAAAACCCTGATCATTTTGAAAAGAACAGGGTTTTACTAATATCTGAGGAGACAGCTAAGCCTCCCCTTATAATCACAACATCTTATTCATTTTAAATTTTAAAATAAGACAATTTGTCCAGCAAATCTTGCACCATCGAACTGAGGGACTCCGTCGAGGCTGAGATTTCTTCCATAGAAGCAAGCTGCTCCTCTGAGGCTGCTGCTACACTTTGTGAATCAGCGGATGCTTCCGATGCAAGTACGGCTAATTGTTTGACACTAGCTGTAATTTGCTCCGTACCAGCGGTCATCTGCTGTGCGGCTGCAGACACTTCCTGAATTTGATCTGTCACCTGTGTCATTTCAGCAAGAATCGATGTAAATAACAGATCACTTTCGGACACACTCTGTACACCAATACGTACTTGCTCATTTCCAACTGCCATAGCCTGTGAGGCTTGATTAGTATCTTGGACCACATCTTCGACTAATGCAGTAACTTGTTCGGCAGCTTGTTTAGTTTGATCCGCCAGCATGCGTATTTCTGAAGCTACTACAGCAAATCCACGACCATGCTCACCGACTCTGGACGCTTCAATAGCTGCGTTTAATGCCAATAGATTAGTCTGTTTACTAATGTTCGAGATCAGACCAATAATCCCACTGATCTGGACAGATCTTTCACCTAATCGTTCGATCGCCAGACTGGTCTCGTCCACAGATTGCTTAAGTTCAGTCATCTGACTAACCGCCATTTGCAGCTGCGCACTGCCTCTCTTCGTTTGATCGGTTACTTCATCTGCAGAAGTAGACACCGTTGATGAAGAGTCGGCGATACGTTGCACTCCAACGGAAAGATCGCTCATGGCCAGAGAAGATTCTCCCGCATAATCATTCTGCAGCTGCGCTCCCTCGGCTACTCGTCCAATAGACACCGCAATCTGTTCAGCAGCTTTCCCTGTCTGTTCAGCGTTAGCTGTCAACTCTTCAGAAGTAGCTCCCACTGACATCGACAAATCAGCCACAAGTCCAAACATTTCTCGAAGCTTATGCGTCATCTGATTAAAATGCGAGGCCATCTTGCCGAATTCATCATCATTTCGAACCTGCAAGGTTTGGGTTAAATCCCCTTGAGCCATAAGCTGCAGCTTTTCAGATAACACTCGAAGTGGCTTAACAACCATCAACCATAGTAGAAAACCTATAACTACTCCTAGAATCAACATCCCAACAATCATGATGATAAAAGATTTTGTTTTGGCTTGTTCGTAGTCAGCCATGATTGTAGCTTTAGGAATCGCTGTCTGCGTATACCATACCTGATCGCTTTCAGGCATTGGAATCGGAACAAAAATCCGCAGTACATATTCTCCCTTAGAATTATAGGTATACCCCTGCACCGTCTCCCCATTCTTCACTCGTTTCCACAGCGCAGCTTTCTCTTCCGTATTACCAAAATCTTTGAGTACACTTTGTGGATCATCAGGATTAGCTACATATTTACCATTACCAGTGATTAGAGAAACATAACCTCCCAGAGGTTTATAGTTAACGGCTTCTTCCTGCAATTGGGTTAACGAAACATCGAACCCCACAGTCCCAAGAAAAGTACCCGTTTTATCCAAAATCGGTAGCATGACCGAAATCATATCTATAGCCCCACCAGTCCTCTCAAAGGAATAGGGTTCCATGTAGATCAGTTTTTTCTCTTTTTTAGGTAAAAGGTAATAATCACCCGCACCTTCTACATCGTAATTCTTTAAAGGTTCAATCGTAACTGAACCTTGATTTCTAACGGCATAAGGAATAAAACGCCCCGTATCATCATCATACGGCATCTTATTTATATTAGCCTGATCGTTTTGATCAAAAGCATTGGGTTCCCATAATATGCTTATCCCAAAAATTTCTGGTCTGTTCTCAAGCATAGTTTTCATTGTAGAAATAACATCTTCACGACTTAAGGTCTGATGTTCTCTTGATTCCAGCAACACTTCTGTGAATGCCTTAGCTGTTGACTCAATGTTTATCATACTATTCTGAATAGATTCCGCATAACTTCGTCCCGCGACCTCTGCCTGAAGTTCACCATTGGATATGCTCACACTACGCAGATTTTGCAGATTTGCAACCAAACTAAAGAAAAAGATAATGATGATCACCAAACTTAATGCCAGAACAAATTTAACCGTTAAAGAAAGCCTACGATACAACGCCATCTAAACATCTCCACTCTAGGATAATATACCTTATCTTTAATCGACAAAATGCGACTGTCATTAAATAGGCCTTATTACCTATAATTTAATGTGATTTAAATTTAAAATGCATATCTTTTCAAAAAGTATGTTTTAATAAAAGTAGCCTAACCAAAAAACCTCAATACAAAGGAGTTCATGCCGATGGAAATATCCTCTTTTTTGTTGCCTAAAGATCAAGTTGCCTATATCACAAACTCACTATCCATGCTGGAAGCCTTAGAACAATTAGAGCAGCACCATTATACGGCTATTCCTATTATTGATAATGAAGGAAAATATGTAGGAACACTTTCGGAAGGCGATTTATTGTGGAAGTTGAAAAACACAGCAGATCTAACCTTTGACAATATAGGGGAAGTTCCAGTAAGCGATATCCAGAAGCATGTCCATAACGAAAGCGTTCTCATAAATGCCGAAATGGAGGATATGCTGACGCTCGCCGCTGATCAGAATTTCGTTCCTGTTATTGATCATGAGGGCGTATTTGTTGGAATCATTCGACGAAAAGATATCATTGAATATTATACTCGCAACATAACCGATTAATTGAACAACAACAAAAAGACCTGATCAGCAACATCATGTGAAAATGATGCTAATCAGGTCTTTTTTTGAACTCTAAATTATAGTTCAGTCAGGATAATAGTCCCTTGAGGGGTTATAGCTAACGTATGCTCATATTGTGCTGACAGTCCGCCATCGATCGTACGAGCAGTCCAACCATCCGCATCAATCTTTGTTCTATAGCTGCCTGTATTCAGCATCGGCTCAATCGTAAATACCATCCCCTCTTTAAGTCGAGGCCCTTTTCCTGCTGGACCATAGTGAGGAACCTCAGGAGCTTCATGCATTTCTGAACCGATTCCGTGACCAATAAAATCACGAACAACAGAAAATCCGTTAGACTCCGCATACACCTGTATTGCATGAGCGACGTCCCCGATCCGGTTGCCTGCAACAGCCTGCATAATTCCACGGAACAAAGATTCCTTTGT
The window above is part of the Paenibacillus sp. FSL K6-0276 genome. Proteins encoded here:
- a CDS encoding CBS domain-containing protein; amino-acid sequence: MEISSFLLPKDQVAYITNSLSMLEALEQLEQHHYTAIPIIDNEGKYVGTLSEGDLLWKLKNTADLTFDNIGEVPVSDIQKHVHNESVLINAEMEDMLTLAADQNFVPVIDHEGVFVGIIRRKDIIEYYTRNITD
- a CDS encoding cold-shock protein, with translation MQTGTVKWFNADKGFGFIEVEGGEDVFVHFSAITGDGFKSLDEGQRVEFNVVQGNRGQQAENVVKL
- a CDS encoding DUF5054 domain-containing protein — protein: MNNTKKVHVVFKTHLDIGFTNMAAHVLRQYMEEYIPKAIALADTLEAEGGRAQFVWTTGSWLIRYYLDHAPASEKEAMEKAIRKGHIVWHGLPFTTHTELMDKELFRYGLSISQQLDQQYGKQTIAAKMTDVPGHTLSMVPYMHEAGIQYMHLGVNPASMRPDVPKLFRWQAGDGSELIVNYAGSYGEPVEVEGIDDILLFAHTGDNCGPPSAEEIEEQFREIQERYPDAEIIASSLDAFARSLMQVREQLPVVCEEIGDTWIHGAGTDPLKLAKLRELQRLRNKWLSEGSLDEHSDAYKGMSDAMLLVVEHTWGLDVKKWLPDFQNYAKIDFNAARIKDKIDVDDIPAKFNYIGAFAMDEFDKHSSGLFASEQSVRTYSMIERSWAEQRGYLDQAVACLDEDKQAEAKEAFGRLEPARRDFSADAEQASVQEVYAVDGYKLSFGVNGSLIHLSDANGKVWVDESHPFGVYSYETFGTEDYARYFRTYMQNLGSTHPWSDADFNKPGFEFVRPLPSHQLYEPIVTDMKRINGKQFLLRLRMPAQAYELYGAPKELELLYDFGHEGAIDVSLQWFGKEANRLPEASWFGCALNVDNPNLWMMDKMGLPVSPLRVVKDGNRNLHALGRGVSYQGADGSAFIETVDSALAAPGQKRLLQFDNSFASLDKGWHFNLHNNIWGTNFPMWYGEDAVFRFRLNLQSNRK
- a CDS encoding DNA-binding protein, which encodes MQVFEDWNLKVKKTFNATSNKEVLTVSEAGSLLGLSKDQMKIYVDKHKLTKVPIMRSVVRYLLLKSEIDMILNKI
- a CDS encoding methyl-accepting chemotaxis protein, with the translated sequence MALYRRLSLTVKFVLALSLVIIIIFFFSLVANLQNLRSVSISNGELQAEVAGRSYAESIQNSMINIESTAKAFTEVLLESREHQTLSREDVISTMKTMLENRPEIFGISILWEPNAFDQNDQANINKMPYDDDTGRFIPYAVRNQGSVTIEPLKNYDVEGAGDYYLLPKKEKKLIYMEPYSFERTGGAIDMISVMLPILDKTGTFLGTVGFDVSLTQLQEEAVNYKPLGGYVSLITGNGKYVANPDDPQSVLKDFGNTEEKAALWKRVKNGETVQGYTYNSKGEYVLRIFVPIPMPESDQVWYTQTAIPKATIMADYEQAKTKSFIIMIVGMLILGVVIGFLLWLMVVKPLRVLSEKLQLMAQGDLTQTLQVRNDDEFGKMASHFNQMTHKLREMFGLVADLSMSVGATSEELTANAEQTGKAAEQIAVSIGRVAEGAQLQNDYAGESSLAMSDLSVGVQRIADSSSTVSTSADEVTDQTKRGSAQLQMAVSQMTELKQSVDETSLAIERLGERSVQISGIIGLISNISKQTNLLALNAAIEASRVGEHGRGFAVVASEIRMLADQTKQAAEQVTALVEDVVQDTNQASQAMAVGNEQVRIGVQSVSESDLLFTSILAEMTQVTDQIQEVSAAAQQMTAGTEQITASVKQLAVLASEASADSQSVAAASEEQLASMEEISASTESLSSMVQDLLDKLSYFKI
- the map gene encoding type I methionyl aminopeptidase, translating into MIIMKTMEEIEKMRAAGKILAECHRQIAQILKPGITTWEIDEFAEKFILSQGATPEQKGYHGYPYATCASVNDVICHGFPKKEPLKDGDIVTIDMVVNLNGWLADSAWSYGIGNISEQASKLLDTTKESLFRGIMQAVAGNRIGDVAHAIQVYAESNGFSVVRDFIGHGIGSEMHEAPEVPHYGPAGKGPRLKEGMVFTIEPMLNTGSYRTKIDADGWTARTIDGGLSAQYEHTLAITPQGTIILTEL
- a CDS encoding GntR family transcriptional regulator — translated: MDNQDQQKERKPLLYIQTANHVMEEIRKRKLQPHDVVPSEGEIAKLYGVSRMTAKLALQILEKKGIVYRHARRGTFLSADYQTNSEELVLEKVIEEKKPMRRIALVIPIMDDYIGRIIVSVEREAREVNCHLLIRMTADKVDESVCLQELYDDQVDGIILYPRGGTQCSEKVLELSLLNYPLVIIDRIFREVQIDCVYHDHYHGAYKITQYLIEKGHEEIGYISMAFDGVTSREDRYRGYLQAMLDHDLPVNSRNIYLNCTEDYMQQLSAPNTQLEMFLGNNSTLTAVVCVDDYIATSCLYTAISMQKLVPDQLSIIGFTDIQLVSLLPVPLTTARQATEKLGQAAVQRVVKRMDHSREGALTIKIDTTIVERSSVRSYGVI
- a CDS encoding LCP family protein, giving the protein MKNNQSTHPPASFTLSKIEKKKGKKKNKISKKMKIWYASLAIVLIAGLGSFIFRKELMIFGFDNVVAPTIEHTLNESYVPLEDTEEPGLQPTTENKDHPFSILLLGTDQRGKENGLSDSIIYTVIRPMDHKALLVSIPRDSFTEIIGAENIKGARTKTKINAAHSYGGPQMSVDTVKNILNAPIDYYATINFNGLVGVTDALGGVVLPITKVIENKNPVHEKLRIEPNKPIYSGKEALMYVRYREDSDFKRTERQRIFLKSALERMKRIDNILNIQNIIEIAGSNFKTNMKSDFILDLAKKVILEGGTPEITSHMLQGEGSHTDQWYYILDENDVKRTHDMIEVWLNPESTEADLTTASKDDAA
- a CDS encoding HAD family hydrolase, which codes for MEQKKIIVFLDSGDTLVDESTEIRDEDGIVLTADLIPGADVMIRTLHEKGYTLALVADGDTQSFKNVFNQHELHEYFTAMIISENIKAVKPSSRMFKAAIGALDLSEADFSRTVMVGNNLSRDMKGANALGITSIFQSWTTRYPHTPADESERPDYTISEPIELIELIDKLNEELQ
- a CDS encoding DinB family protein: MAVKTNEQMLLEFKSFIPFVESLEEVPEKLWNEPIATGKWTVKDIICHLMLWDKYFYEGAIKKIVLKEPITTKHLDFNEFNANAIEYAKLLSKQTLIEQFVLYRTRILDAVSGLTDEECDQEYKDGDRKKFSVRKYLRSFIPHDKHHKKQIEQFLKYIQQG